From Chlamydiota bacterium, the proteins below share one genomic window:
- a CDS encoding competence/damage-inducible protein A produces the protein MTIATGTELMLGSTRDEDFVFMASRLAEKGCPIYRHYVVGDDLKSLKTVFSEALFHGDIVILSGGLGPTTDDLTRAMASEVLNRSLKINHQVLQAIEEKFRLRHLELPECSREQALILEGAEVIPNFVGTAPGMYLKDQDKDIFFLPGPPYELKPMFDKNVLPKILSICQTRMKSFTVKTFGVLESSVQTWMSELFKSEPAFLKSLGYTSSPEGVSVRVLEGEDRWKEIQLLVEKLKKRLGPWTYGQDQETLPRVVAKLLREEKKTLAIAESCTGGLMAERLTQIPGISEVFKLGVVTYSNDAKMNLIGVSKENLERWGAVSEAVVLEMAQGVREKGYTDLGLSITGVAGPDGGTSEKPVGLVWIGMSDGVKSFAQSYQFFGDRPTIQFKASQAAFDLLRRSLA, from the coding sequence ATGACCATTGCGACTGGAACAGAGCTCATGCTGGGTTCAACCCGGGATGAGGATTTTGTTTTCATGGCATCTCGACTTGCTGAAAAAGGGTGTCCCATCTATCGTCATTACGTGGTGGGGGATGATCTTAAAAGTTTAAAAACCGTTTTTTCTGAGGCCCTTTTTCATGGAGATATTGTTATTCTTTCCGGGGGATTGGGACCTACCACGGATGATTTGACACGGGCGATGGCATCAGAAGTTTTGAATCGATCCTTAAAAATAAATCATCAAGTTCTGCAAGCAATTGAGGAAAAATTTCGCTTGCGTCATTTAGAACTTCCTGAATGTAGTCGCGAGCAAGCCCTGATTTTAGAAGGAGCCGAGGTTATTCCTAATTTTGTAGGGACAGCTCCTGGGATGTATCTCAAGGATCAAGATAAAGATATTTTTTTCCTTCCTGGCCCTCCTTATGAATTAAAACCTATGTTTGATAAAAATGTATTGCCTAAAATTCTTTCCATTTGCCAGACGCGTATGAAGAGTTTTACTGTCAAAACTTTTGGTGTTCTTGAGTCCAGTGTGCAAACTTGGATGAGTGAACTTTTTAAGAGTGAACCTGCTTTTTTAAAAAGCCTAGGTTATACCTCGTCTCCTGAAGGCGTTTCAGTAAGGGTTTTGGAGGGGGAGGACCGATGGAAGGAGATTCAACTTTTAGTAGAGAAACTTAAAAAAAGATTAGGGCCGTGGACTTATGGTCAAGATCAGGAAACTTTACCTAGGGTGGTCGCAAAACTTTTGAGAGAGGAAAAGAAGACGCTTGCGATTGCAGAGTCCTGTACGGGTGGCTTGATGGCAGAACGCTTGACTCAGATTCCCGGTATCTCTGAGGTTTTTAAATTAGGCGTGGTGACTTATTCTAATGATGCCAAGATGAATTTAATAGGTGTTTCAAAAGAAAATTTAGAGAGATGGGGAGCGGTGAGCGAAGCTGTTGTTTTGGAAATGGCTCAGGGTGTAAGAGAGAAGGGTTATACAGATCTGGGGCTTTCCATAACGGGTGTTGCTGGGCCTGACGGAGGGACATCAGAAAAACCGGTGGGTTTGGTGTGGATTGGAATGAGTGATGGAGTGAAATCTTTCGCTCAATCATATCAATTTTTTGGGGATCGCCCGACCATTCAGTTTAAAGCCTCTCAGGCGGCATTTGATTTGCTAAGGCGTTCATTGGCATAA
- the thpR gene encoding RNA 2',3'-cyclic phosphodiesterase, giving the protein MRLFIAIELPQTLQNEIAHFIEPLRKQVRGARWIPLQNLHLTLKFLGEVPEIDILKIKNCMEEVIREENFQPFKLQFSKIGGFPTLKSPRVIWLGVSIGEEVLSKITSSLEGSLELLGYPKKDRPYQAHLSLGKVKDPKQFWGVEKFELIHKTSFAGFSVGVISLLQSFLGRDGASYEKVYEVKL; this is encoded by the coding sequence ATGAGACTTTTTATTGCAATTGAGCTTCCTCAAACACTTCAGAATGAAATTGCCCACTTCATCGAACCTTTAAGAAAACAGGTGAGGGGTGCTCGATGGATTCCTTTACAAAATTTGCATCTGACCCTTAAATTCCTGGGTGAAGTCCCCGAGATAGATATTTTGAAAATTAAAAACTGCATGGAGGAGGTGATTCGAGAAGAAAATTTTCAACCTTTTAAACTTCAATTTTCAAAAATCGGAGGTTTCCCTACCTTAAAATCTCCTCGAGTGATTTGGCTTGGTGTTTCAATTGGAGAAGAAGTTTTATCAAAAATCACCTCTTCTTTAGAAGGTTCGCTAGAGTTATTGGGATATCCTAAAAAGGATCGTCCTTATCAAGCTCATTTGAGTTTGGGAAAGGTCAAAGATCCCAAGCAATTTTGGGGTGTAGAAAAGTTTGAGTTGATCCATAAAACAAGCTTTGCTGGCTTTTCGGTGGGTGTGATATCATTGCTGCAAAGTTTTTTGGGCCGGGATGGGGCGAGTTACGAGAAGGTTTACGAAGTGAAATTATAA
- the recA gene encoding recombinase RecA — translation MPESATLQEKQEKQEKKELIQKEKDLGREKALDVALSQIEKQFGQGAIMRLGRDHPIFPIAAISTGALTLDIALGIGGVPRGRVVEIFGPESSGKTTLALQIIANAQRAGGKAAFIDAEHALDSGYAKVLGVDIENLLISQPDCGEDALNIAEVLVRSNALDVVVVDSVAALVPRAEIEGDIGDQHMGLQARLMSQALRKLTGSISKSRTCAIFINQIREKIGVMFGSPETTPGGRALKFYSSVRLDIRRIGAIKDPKGVVVGNQVNVKVVKNKVAPPFREGAFDILFGEGISKEGSVVDMGVALGVIEKKGSWFTYKNDKLGQGREQARDFLKREKAVMQQIVKEVKEKAGLRS, via the coding sequence ATGCCAGAATCAGCCACGCTTCAAGAGAAACAAGAGAAACAGGAGAAAAAAGAATTAATTCAGAAAGAGAAGGACTTGGGAAGAGAGAAGGCGTTAGATGTAGCTCTTTCCCAGATCGAAAAACAATTTGGGCAGGGCGCCATTATGCGTTTGGGGAGAGATCATCCCATTTTTCCTATTGCAGCCATTTCGACTGGAGCCCTGACTTTGGACATTGCTCTTGGGATTGGTGGAGTGCCTCGGGGGCGTGTGGTAGAAATTTTTGGACCTGAATCCTCTGGAAAAACGACGCTGGCACTTCAGATCATTGCGAATGCCCAGAGGGCAGGAGGAAAAGCGGCTTTTATTGACGCGGAGCATGCCCTGGATTCTGGCTATGCGAAAGTGTTAGGGGTTGACATTGAGAATTTGCTTATTTCTCAACCGGATTGTGGTGAAGATGCCTTGAATATTGCAGAGGTTTTGGTTCGGTCTAATGCCTTGGACGTTGTGGTCGTTGATTCCGTTGCAGCGCTGGTTCCTCGAGCAGAGATTGAAGGGGATATTGGTGATCAGCACATGGGGCTTCAAGCCCGGCTCATGAGCCAAGCCCTTCGAAAATTAACGGGCTCCATCAGTAAATCGAGAACCTGTGCCATTTTTATTAATCAAATTCGTGAAAAAATTGGAGTTATGTTTGGAAGTCCAGAAACAACCCCTGGAGGACGGGCTCTAAAGTTCTATTCTTCAGTCAGGCTTGATATCAGGCGGATCGGAGCGATTAAAGATCCCAAAGGAGTGGTCGTTGGAAATCAGGTGAATGTGAAGGTGGTCAAAAATAAAGTAGCGCCCCCTTTTAGAGAAGGAGCCTTTGATATTCTTTTTGGGGAAGGAATTTCAAAGGAAGGATCTGTGGTGGATATGGGAGTGGCGCTCGGGGTTATTGAAAAGAAGGGATCTTGGTTCACCTATAAGAATGACAAATTAGGGCAGGGAAGAGAACAAGCCCGAGACTTTTTAAAGAGGGAAAAGGCTGTAATGCAGCAGATTGTGAAGGAAGTGAAAGAGAAGGCGGGCTTGAGGAGTTAA
- a CDS encoding trypsin-like peptidase domain-containing protein — MKRNILITILLFFISLPLRASPLGDLENAFAEVAEKVGPAVVSISTVQTYRLGTGYLVEPYELPDQTFNDFISRYFMVSPETELHKYGLGSGIIVKETGEILTNRHVVQGASEIDVTLSDGRKFKATVKGSDSRSDLAILKIEADHLTPAQLGNSSSVKTGEWVVAIGNPFGFLLKDNQPTVTVGVISATHRKLPEAGLGQGPYYFDLIQTDAAINPGNSGGPLVNLKGEVIGINMAIFSSTGSYSGVGFAVPIDVAKEILEDLIKGDKIVYGWMGLGVGALDERMAKELHLPDSRGALVLKVFENSSSEKAGITEFDVIRKLGNIPINTPEDLIQEISRLKVGTHLKVELLRRGEALQLEVILEAHPLEREKT, encoded by the coding sequence ATGAAAAGAAATATCTTAATTACCATTTTATTATTTTTTATTTCGCTGCCACTACGGGCTTCTCCCTTAGGGGATTTGGAGAATGCTTTTGCCGAGGTGGCTGAAAAGGTAGGGCCTGCGGTGGTCAGTATCAGCACGGTTCAGACCTATCGGTTGGGGACGGGCTATCTTGTAGAGCCTTATGAACTTCCGGATCAGACGTTTAATGATTTTATCAGCCGGTATTTTATGGTTTCCCCTGAAACCGAACTTCATAAATATGGTTTGGGTTCTGGAATCATTGTGAAGGAAACGGGTGAGATTTTAACCAATCGCCATGTTGTTCAGGGAGCCAGTGAAATTGATGTTACGCTATCCGATGGTCGGAAGTTTAAAGCGACTGTTAAGGGATCAGATTCTCGATCGGACTTGGCCATTCTTAAGATTGAAGCGGATCACTTAACCCCCGCTCAATTAGGGAATTCGTCTTCCGTTAAAACAGGAGAGTGGGTGGTTGCGATTGGTAATCCCTTCGGTTTTTTACTTAAGGATAATCAACCGACGGTGACTGTGGGTGTGATCAGTGCAACGCACCGAAAACTTCCAGAAGCGGGTTTAGGACAAGGTCCTTATTATTTTGATTTGATTCAGACGGACGCCGCGATTAATCCAGGAAATAGTGGAGGGCCTCTTGTCAATTTAAAGGGAGAAGTCATTGGCATTAACATGGCTATTTTTTCAAGTACGGGAAGTTATTCTGGGGTAGGCTTTGCTGTTCCGATTGATGTTGCAAAAGAGATTCTTGAGGATTTAATCAAGGGGGACAAGATTGTTTACGGTTGGATGGGTTTAGGGGTGGGTGCCCTCGATGAGAGAATGGCGAAAGAACTTCATCTTCCAGACTCCCGTGGCGCTTTGGTGCTGAAGGTGTTTGAAAATAGCTCTTCGGAAAAAGCAGGAATTACTGAGTTTGATGTCATTCGTAAATTGGGAAATATTCCGATTAATACTCCCGAAGATTTGATTCAGGAAATTTCAAGATTAAAGGTGGGAACACATTTAAAAGTTGAACTATTGCGTCGGGGAGAAGCTCTTCAACTGGAAGTGATTCTAGAGGCACATCCGTTGGAAAGAGAAAAAACGTGA
- the alaS gene encoding alanine--tRNA ligase — protein MIRSSEIRQKFLEFFKSRSHSIVVSDSLIPKGDPTLLFTTAGMVQFKSLYAGAPLPYKRAASCQKCLRAGGKGSDLENVGKTIRHHTFFEMLGNFSFGDYFKEEAILWGWEFLTQVMNLPQEKLWVSVFREDDEAYTLWTKKVGISEGRIVRLGEKDNFWGPAGDTGACGPSSEIHFDLGVERGCQKDPCAPGCDCERFLEIWNLVFPQFYQEADGTRKYLVRRGIDTGMGLERITFVVQGVQNNYQTDLFRPILSEISKHTPQGYDSKTQMAYHVIADHVRALTFAITDEVLPSNEGRGYVLRRILRRASRYAKKLGIQEAILYKLVPVVVDVMKEIYPELVSSRENVARIVKFEEERFLGTISYGWTILEDLMKTSPSKMLSGGELFRLYDTYGFPLEMAKEIAQEEGFKIDEEGFKKLMGEQKERSRASWIGKTEVEETVALEELKKKLGSTEFLGYQTLSADGKILSLLKDQNVVEEVREGEEIQIILNRSPFYGESGGQVGDRGFIQTTQGEVEVCDTQWPIEGLTVHHAIVKKGLLHLGDEVFAKVDPPFRYATARHHTATHLLHYALRKILGTHVKQAGSRVSPDRLRFDFAHFGKVSESELEHIESLINEKILDNSSLRTLVIPIEEAKKAGAMMFFGDQYGSVVRMLDIGGYSLELCGGTHVKATGEIGLFKILGEASVASGVRRIEALSGLKAYEAVRQTTQTLSDLCSRLGTSREAVLERMEKLLADKRQLEKTLEAEQIHRVQGQLSEILSQPLKIKDHFFYVGSFDGLDQEILRTLLDQAKNQVTSGVIILSSQKEGKVIFLVLVTPDLVKKGLHAGKIVQELAKKVDGKGGGKPDMAQGGGKDPSKLREALKSLPEILEKLL, from the coding sequence GTGATTCGGTCATCAGAGATTCGTCAAAAATTTTTAGAGTTTTTTAAATCACGAAGTCATTCGATTGTTGTGAGTGATTCCTTAATTCCAAAAGGAGATCCCACCCTTTTATTTACAACAGCCGGTATGGTCCAGTTTAAATCTCTTTATGCAGGGGCCCCTTTACCTTATAAACGTGCGGCCAGTTGCCAAAAGTGTTTAAGGGCGGGAGGGAAGGGGAGTGATTTAGAAAATGTGGGCAAGACGATTCGCCATCATACTTTTTTTGAAATGCTCGGCAATTTTTCTTTTGGGGATTATTTTAAGGAGGAGGCCATTCTGTGGGGATGGGAGTTTTTAACTCAAGTGATGAATCTTCCCCAGGAAAAATTGTGGGTTTCTGTTTTTCGGGAAGATGATGAAGCTTATACCCTTTGGACAAAGAAGGTTGGAATTTCTGAAGGCCGAATCGTTCGCTTGGGTGAGAAGGACAATTTTTGGGGCCCTGCGGGAGATACAGGGGCTTGCGGCCCTTCTTCTGAAATTCATTTTGATTTGGGAGTTGAGCGCGGTTGTCAAAAAGACCCTTGTGCTCCGGGTTGTGACTGCGAACGATTTTTAGAAATTTGGAATTTGGTCTTTCCTCAATTCTATCAAGAAGCCGATGGAACAAGGAAATATTTAGTTCGTCGTGGGATCGATACCGGAATGGGATTGGAACGAATTACCTTTGTCGTTCAAGGTGTTCAAAATAATTATCAGACAGATCTTTTTCGACCGATTCTTTCAGAAATATCTAAACACACCCCTCAAGGGTATGACTCAAAAACTCAGATGGCTTATCATGTGATTGCCGATCATGTGCGGGCGTTAACTTTTGCTATTACAGATGAAGTTCTTCCTTCGAATGAAGGGCGAGGTTACGTTTTAAGAAGAATTTTGAGAAGAGCCAGCCGCTATGCGAAAAAATTAGGAATTCAAGAGGCGATTCTTTATAAACTCGTACCTGTGGTTGTGGATGTGATGAAAGAAATTTATCCCGAACTTGTTTCTTCAAGAGAAAATGTTGCCCGTATCGTTAAGTTTGAGGAAGAACGATTTTTAGGAACCATTTCTTATGGTTGGACCATTCTTGAAGACTTAATGAAGACGAGTCCATCTAAAATGCTTTCAGGGGGAGAGCTTTTCCGTCTGTATGATACTTACGGATTTCCTCTTGAGATGGCCAAAGAAATTGCCCAGGAAGAAGGATTCAAAATTGATGAAGAAGGTTTTAAAAAATTAATGGGGGAGCAAAAAGAACGTTCTCGGGCAAGCTGGATTGGAAAAACAGAAGTGGAGGAAACTGTTGCTTTAGAAGAACTTAAGAAAAAGTTAGGCTCCACTGAATTTTTAGGTTATCAAACTTTATCGGCCGATGGGAAAATTTTAAGTCTCTTAAAGGATCAGAATGTGGTTGAAGAGGTGAGAGAGGGAGAAGAGATTCAAATTATTTTGAACCGATCCCCTTTTTATGGAGAATCCGGAGGCCAAGTCGGGGATCGGGGTTTCATTCAAACCACGCAAGGGGAAGTTGAGGTTTGTGATACTCAGTGGCCAATCGAGGGCCTAACCGTTCATCATGCCATCGTAAAGAAGGGCCTTCTTCATTTAGGAGATGAAGTTTTTGCAAAAGTGGATCCCCCTTTTAGGTATGCGACAGCCCGCCATCACACTGCGACTCATCTTCTTCATTATGCCTTAAGAAAGATTTTAGGGACTCATGTGAAACAGGCCGGTTCTCGGGTTTCCCCTGACCGATTGCGTTTCGATTTCGCTCATTTTGGAAAAGTGAGTGAATCAGAGTTAGAACATATTGAGTCTTTAATTAATGAAAAGATTTTGGACAATAGTTCACTTCGAACTTTAGTGATCCCGATTGAAGAAGCAAAAAAAGCTGGGGCCATGATGTTTTTTGGTGATCAATATGGATCAGTCGTGAGAATGCTTGATATTGGAGGGTATAGCTTGGAATTATGTGGAGGAACACATGTAAAAGCTACAGGAGAAATAGGACTTTTTAAAATTCTAGGTGAAGCCAGTGTGGCCAGCGGGGTTCGAAGAATCGAAGCCCTTTCGGGATTAAAGGCTTATGAGGCCGTTCGGCAAACCACGCAAACTCTTTCGGATCTTTGCTCTCGTCTAGGAACTTCTCGAGAGGCGGTATTGGAGAGAATGGAAAAATTGTTGGCCGATAAACGCCAGCTTGAAAAAACATTAGAAGCAGAGCAAATTCATCGGGTCCAAGGTCAGCTTTCTGAAATTCTATCTCAACCGCTTAAAATAAAAGATCATTTCTTTTATGTAGGTTCTTTTGATGGTTTGGATCAGGAAATCTTACGAACGCTGCTTGACCAGGCAAAAAATCAGGTTACTTCAGGCGTGATTATTCTCTCCTCTCAAAAAGAAGGTAAAGTCATTTTCCTTGTTCTTGTCACTCCTGATCTTGTGAAAAAGGGTCTCCATGCGGGAAAAATTGTTCAAGAACTGGCCAAGAAGGTTGATGGAAAGGGCGGAGGGAAACCTGACATGGCACAAGGGGGAGGGAAGGACCCCTCAAAACTTCGAGAGGCGCTTAAATCCCTGCCAGAAATATTAGAGAAATTATTGTAA
- a CDS encoding class I fructose-bisphosphate aldolase → MTVDQISQLLDKEAESLLHHQCKVPKERIHIPTSDWVDRIFLISDRPIPVLRNLQSMFSHGRLAGTGYLSILPVDQGIEHSAGASFAPNPEYFDAENIVKLAIEGGCNAVASTLGVLGAVARKYAHKIPFILKFNHNELLTYPNKADQVFFANIEQAWEMGAVGVGATIYFGSPESTRQITEVSEAFHQAHTLGMFTILWCYTRSSAFKTSDADYHVSADLTGQANHLGVTIEADIIKQKLPELNRGYEALNKEKKGYGKYDTKMYTDLSTDHPVDLCRYQVLNNYMGRMGLINSGGASGKNDLADAVKTAVINKRAGGMGLISGRKAFQKPMKDGIKLLNAIQDVYTCKEVTVA, encoded by the coding sequence ATGACGGTTGATCAAATTTCACAGTTGCTAGATAAAGAAGCCGAGAGCCTGCTTCATCACCAGTGTAAAGTGCCCAAGGAAAGAATTCATATTCCGACATCCGACTGGGTCGATCGCATTTTTTTAATCAGTGATCGGCCGATCCCCGTCCTTCGAAACCTTCAAAGTATGTTCAGCCATGGAAGACTTGCTGGAACAGGGTATCTCTCCATTTTACCGGTAGACCAGGGAATTGAACATTCTGCGGGAGCTTCCTTCGCCCCAAATCCAGAATATTTTGATGCTGAAAATATTGTAAAATTGGCGATCGAGGGAGGCTGTAACGCAGTCGCATCAACCCTTGGAGTCTTGGGAGCTGTCGCTCGTAAATATGCACATAAAATTCCTTTTATTCTAAAATTTAATCACAATGAACTCCTCACCTACCCCAATAAAGCGGATCAAGTTTTTTTCGCCAATATCGAGCAAGCCTGGGAAATGGGAGCCGTTGGAGTCGGAGCCACCATTTATTTTGGATCTCCTGAAAGCACCCGTCAGATTACGGAAGTAAGTGAAGCGTTTCATCAAGCTCACACGCTTGGAATGTTTACCATTCTGTGGTGCTATACTCGATCTAGCGCCTTCAAGACTAGCGATGCAGATTATCACGTGAGTGCGGATCTTACTGGACAAGCCAATCACTTAGGAGTGACGATTGAAGCGGATATTATCAAACAAAAACTTCCAGAACTTAACCGTGGTTATGAAGCTCTGAATAAAGAGAAAAAGGGCTATGGTAAGTACGACACCAAGATGTATACCGATTTATCGACCGATCACCCAGTTGATCTTTGCCGCTATCAAGTGCTCAACAATTACATGGGCCGGATGGGGCTGATTAATTCCGGAGGAGCTTCAGGAAAGAATGATCTGGCCGATGCCGTTAAAACCGCTGTCATTAACAAACGGGCCGGAGGTATGGGACTGATCAGCGGCCGTAAGGCATTCCAGAAACCAATGAAAGATGGGATTAAGCTCTTGAATGCGATTCAAGATGTTTATACGTGTAAAGAAGTAACGGTTGCGTAA
- the mraZ gene encoding division/cell wall cluster transcriptional repressor MraZ: MFLGTFEHRIDARDRVSIPAKMRDELYRGTTKHPIMTIGFEKCLYIYSRPRWDRFANEVETLQTSHEDTRRLERFLFANASECPVDPQGRILVPKHLKEHAELNDGLFIVGVRHRIEIWNQDEWGRESKKIRETSKGIAEKSAGFSI; this comes from the coding sequence ATGTTTCTAGGGACATTCGAACATCGAATTGATGCACGGGATAGAGTTAGCATTCCTGCAAAGATGAGGGATGAACTCTATCGCGGGACAACCAAACATCCGATTATGACCATTGGATTCGAAAAGTGCCTTTACATTTACTCCAGACCTCGTTGGGATCGGTTTGCCAATGAGGTTGAAACGCTCCAAACCAGCCATGAAGATACCCGACGACTTGAACGATTTCTTTTTGCAAATGCCAGTGAATGTCCTGTTGATCCTCAAGGAAGAATCCTGGTTCCAAAGCATTTGAAAGAACATGCTGAATTAAACGATGGACTTTTTATTGTTGGGGTACGTCATCGAATTGAAATTTGGAATCAGGATGAATGGGGTCGTGAATCGAAAAAAATTCGTGAGACTTCTAAGGGGATAGCAGAAAAGAGTGCAGGATTTTCGATATAA
- a CDS encoding GGDEF domain-containing protein, producing the protein MKRSFKTLLNQFCALSFTEEEAEHHWYRILSHQKDLEQVLDRSVGFTVALTDYLMNTVKKVRGPVLVERDDFRKTEDFAIRDPLTNLYNRRFLKDYLDKEFDKIKRYPLAYSILFVDADRFKNLNDQFGHLAGDRVLQRIAKILSCYSRGSDLVARFGGEEFVVVMAQTLGRMAFDVAERLRRHIEFQEFTISGVKDPVHITVSGGIATYPSDATDADELLRQADEALYHAKVKGRNCIFHYRDIPHKSRLSA; encoded by the coding sequence ATGAAAAGGAGTTTTAAGACTCTTTTAAATCAGTTCTGTGCCTTGAGTTTTACCGAAGAAGAAGCAGAACATCATTGGTATCGCATTTTAAGTCATCAGAAGGATCTCGAACAGGTTTTGGATCGTTCTGTGGGCTTCACCGTTGCGCTCACAGATTATTTGATGAACACCGTTAAAAAGGTTCGCGGGCCTGTGTTGGTTGAAAGGGACGATTTTCGAAAAACGGAAGATTTTGCCATTCGAGATCCGCTTACCAATCTCTACAATCGCCGGTTTTTGAAAGACTACCTAGATAAAGAATTTGATAAAATTAAGCGTTATCCTCTCGCTTATTCCATTCTGTTTGTAGATGCCGACCGTTTCAAAAACTTGAATGATCAGTTTGGTCACTTGGCGGGAGATCGTGTTCTTCAAAGGATCGCAAAAATTTTATCCTGCTATTCTCGGGGATCAGATTTGGTGGCTCGGTTTGGGGGGGAAGAGTTTGTCGTTGTGATGGCTCAAACGTTGGGAAGAATGGCTTTTGATGTGGCTGAACGTTTGAGAAGACATATTGAATTTCAAGAATTTACAATTTCTGGAGTGAAAGACCCTGTACATATTACCGTCAGTGGCGGAATAGCGACCTATCCTTCAGATGCGACGGATGCGGATGAGCTTCTAAGACAAGCGGATGAGGCTCTTTATCATGCAAAGGTGAAAGGACGAAACTGTATTTTTCATTATCGGGATATCCCTCATAAATCGAGACTAAGCGCCTAG
- a CDS encoding tetratricopeptide repeat protein, translating into MKKTLSIFHLHNIALFALLFTTFFVYLNSLTHSFVWDDEILITHNRFIQNFQYLPDLFTQNLFKGGDSQSNFWRPFQLLTYLINYKLSELHPFGFHLFNTLLHSFVSFLVYLYLFLLFRRFEIAFLTSLIYSIHPIHTEAIAYISGRADSLASFFILLSLYFYILSTHAKTFRQSIGFYSLSFLCFPLALMSKEMAILLPLYMILTDVVTFQDQEKKSMFHLVGRYLPMLMLLAIYIILRKTTLDFSKIPLLEDNPVRHIPLLLRLLTFSRSVMGWMIHPVTHHLDLGYLGLLLFPINLHMERGMIYAKTLFEYPYLLSLNAFLILIIFTFYFYSKSKIKFFGLAFFIIALLPFSDIIPLNANMAEHWLYLPSIGIFLILSDIFVSTLKIKPHPIFRNFSKYTALTFMAIYLISLGTLTILRNKDWKNNISIWESTARFSDSSHLHGNLGVAYGRLKDFDRSKEEFLKAIQIQFNYPEVHNNLGLLHYHEGNFSQAEKEFNLALQFNPNYANAYSNLGDVLYLEGSIEEAKKMWKKAVEINPDHTEAKRKLGKIQ; encoded by the coding sequence GTGAAAAAAACCTTATCCATTTTTCATCTCCATAATATCGCCCTTTTCGCCCTTCTTTTTACAACCTTTTTTGTCTACCTAAACAGCCTAACCCATTCGTTTGTTTGGGATGATGAAATCCTGATCACTCACAATCGCTTTATTCAAAATTTCCAATATCTGCCCGATCTATTCACTCAAAACCTTTTCAAAGGAGGAGATTCTCAAAGCAATTTCTGGAGGCCCTTTCAACTACTGACTTATCTCATCAATTATAAATTATCGGAACTTCATCCCTTTGGATTTCATCTTTTTAACACCCTTCTTCATTCCTTCGTATCTTTTTTAGTCTACCTCTATCTTTTTTTATTATTCCGTCGTTTTGAAATCGCTTTTCTTACCAGTTTAATCTATTCCATTCATCCCATTCATACAGAAGCTATTGCTTATATATCGGGAAGAGCTGATTCTCTGGCCTCTTTTTTTATCTTGCTCTCTCTTTATTTTTACATCTTATCAACCCATGCTAAAACCTTTCGTCAATCCATAGGATTTTACAGTCTATCTTTTCTTTGCTTTCCCCTTGCCTTAATGTCGAAAGAAATGGCCATCCTCCTTCCCCTTTACATGATTCTTACGGATGTGGTCACATTTCAGGATCAGGAAAAAAAATCCATGTTCCATCTTGTTGGACGCTATCTACCTATGCTCATGCTTCTTGCTATCTATATTATTCTTAGAAAAACGACCCTTGATTTCTCAAAAATTCCACTTTTGGAAGATAATCCTGTTCGACATATCCCTCTTCTTTTAAGGCTCCTCACCTTCTCAAGATCTGTCATGGGATGGATGATCCACCCCGTCACCCATCATTTAGATTTAGGATATTTAGGGCTTCTGTTATTTCCTATCAATCTCCATATGGAACGAGGCATGATCTACGCCAAAACTCTTTTTGAATACCCTTATCTTCTTTCTCTGAATGCATTTTTAATCCTCATCATCTTCACCTTTTATTTCTACTCTAAATCCAAAATCAAATTTTTCGGACTCGCATTTTTCATCATCGCTCTTCTTCCCTTCTCAGATATTATTCCTCTCAATGCAAACATGGCCGAACATTGGCTCTACCTTCCCTCGATAGGAATTTTTCTCATCTTAAGCGACATTTTTGTTTCAACGCTAAAAATAAAACCTCACCCCATTTTTAGAAATTTTTCAAAATATACTGCCTTAACCTTCATGGCAATATATTTAATTTCTTTGGGCACCTTAACTATTTTACGTAACAAAGATTGGAAAAATAATATTTCCATTTGGGAAAGCACGGCAAGATTTTCGGATAGCTCCCACCTTCATGGCAATTTAGGCGTTGCCTACGGTCGCCTTAAAGATTTTGATCGTTCTAAGGAAGAATTTTTAAAAGCCATCCAAATTCAATTTAATTACCCCGAAGTCCATAATAACCTGGGTCTCTTGCATTATCACGAGGGAAATTTTTCTCAGGCCGAAAAAGAGTTCAACCTCGCCCTTCAATTCAATCCCAACTATGCAAACGCCTACAGCAACCTGGGGGATGTTTTATATCTGGAAGGCAGTATTGAAGAGGCAAAAAAAATGTGGAAAAAAGCCGTTGAAATAAATCCAGATCATACAGAAGCGAAGAGAAAACTGGGGAAAATACAGTAG